The DNA segment TTTCAGGAGCTGGCCGACTTCATCCAGGCTGAATCCCAGGCGCTGGGCTGACTTCACGAACTTCACCCGCGCCACGTCCGCCTGCCCGTAGCGGCGGATGCGACCGTAGGGCCGCTCCGGCTGGGGTAGCAAGCCCTTGAGCTGATAGAAGCGGATCGTCTCCACGTTGACCCGGGCTGCCTTGGCGAAGGCCCCGATGGTCAGATTCTCTTGAGCGTTCTCCATGGCGCTTGACTCCGTAGTTGACTACGGAAGTAACGTTACAGCATCAAGCGAAGTCCCGGAAGGAGAACCTTATGTCGGAACCCAAGAACGGCTGCGGCGCACTGGCGACCGGCGGCGTCGCGGCCGTCCTCGCCTCGGCCTGCTGCCTCGGCCCCCTTGTCCTGGTCGCGCTCGGCTTCTCTGGCGCGTGGATCGGCAACCTGACCGTGCTGGAGCCGTATCGGCCGATCTTCATCGGCGCAGCGCTCATCGCGCTGTTCTTCGCCTGGCGCAGCATCTTCCGACCAGCCCATGCCTGCAAGCCCGGCGACGTTTGCGCCGTGCCCCAAGTGCGGACTGCCTACAAGGTGATCTTCTGGATCGTGGCCGCCCTGGTTCTGGTTGCCCTCGCGTTTCCCTACGTCCTGCCGCTGTTCTACTGAAAGGAGATCACCATGAAGAAACTCACCACCCTCACCACCCTCATCGCCCTGGCCGCCGCTCTAAGCGCGCCCGCCTGGGCTGCCACCAAGACCGTCACCCTGTCGGTGCCCGGCATGACCTGCGCCGCGTGCCCGATCACGGTCAAGACGGCTCTGTCCAAGGTCGCCGGCGTCGAGAAGGCCGAAGTCAGCTTCGAGAAGCGGGAGGCCGTCGTCACCTTCGACGAGGCCAAGACCAATGCCGACGCCTTGACCAAGGCCACCGCAAACGCGGGTTACCCGTCCAGCGTCAAGCAGTGAGGGCGTAATCATGGCCGAGGCGATCACCCTCCACATCGAAGGCATGACCTGCACGTCGTGCGCCGAGCACGTCCAGCAGGCTTTGACGAACGTGCCCGGCGTGCGCGCGGCCTCGGTGTCCTATCCGCAGCGGCAGGCCGAAATCGAGGCGGATGCAGGCGTGAGCGTGGCCCCGCTGGTTGCCGCAGTGGCCACGCTCGGCTATCGCGCACGGCTTACCGACACGCCGAACAAGCCTGCCGGCCTGCTAGACAAGGCGCTGGGCTGGCTCGGTGGCGAAACGAAGCATGTTGGCGGTGAACAAGCGCTGCACGTGGCTGTGATAGGCAGCGGCGGCGCGGCGATGGCGGCTGCCTTGAAGGCCGTGGAGCAAGGCGCCCGCGTCACGCTGATCGAGCGCGGCACCATCGGCGGCACCTGCGTCAATGTCGGCTGCGTGCCGTCCAAGATCATGATCCGCGCCGCGCACATCGTCCACCTGCGCCGCGAAAGCCCGTTCGATGCTGGCCTGCCGGCCGCAGCGCCCGCTGTACTGCGCGAGCGGCTGCTGGCCCAGCAACAAGGCCGCGTCGAGGAGCTGCGCCATGCCAAGTACGAAGGCATCCTGGCAAGCACTCCGGCCATCACCGTGCTGCGCGGCGAGGCCCGGTTCAGGGACACGCGCACGCTGACCGTGGCGACCGCTGACGGCGGCACGCACGAGGTGAACTTCGACCGCTGCCTGATTGCCACCGGCGCGAGCCCGGCGCTTCCGCCAATCCCGGGCCTTGCGGACACACCCCACTGGACCTCCACCGAGGCGCTGGAAAGCAGCTCGCTCCCCGAGCGGCTGGCCGTGATTGGTTCCTCCGTGGTGGCGGTCGAGTTGGCGCAAGCCTTCGCCCGGCTGGGCAGCCAGGTCACGATCCTGGCGCGCAGCACGCTGTTCTTCCGAGAAGACCCGGCCATCGGGGAAGCCGTAACAGACGCCTTCCGCGCCGAGGGCATCGAGGTGCTGGACCACACCCAGGCGAGCCACGTTGCCTATGCGGGCGGGGAATTCGTGCTCACCACCGGGCAGGGGGAAGTGCGCGCCGACAAGCTGCTGGTCGCCACCGGTCGCGCGCCGAACACGCGCAGCCTGAACCTTGAAGCGGCAGGCGTCGAAGTCAATGCGCAGGGAGCCATCGTCATCGACCGCGCCATGCGCACGAGCGCACCGCACATCTTTGCTGCCGGCGACTGCACCGACCAGCCGCAGTTCGTCTATGTGGCGGCGGCGGCCGGCACGCGCGCCGCGATCAACATGACCGGCGGCGACGCGGCGCTGGACCTGACGGCGATGCCGGCGGTGGTGTTCACCGATCCGCAGGTGGCGACCGTGGGCTACAGCGAGGCGGAAGCGCACCACGACGGCATCGAGACCGACAGCCGGCTGCTGACGCTCGACAACGTGCCGAGGGCGCTCGCCAACTTCGACACGCGCGGCTTCATCAAGCTGGTGGCGGAAGCTGGCTCAGGGCGGCTGATCGGCGTACAGGCGGTCGCGCCGGAAGCGGGCGAACTGATCCAGACGGCCGCGCTGGCGATCCGCCACCGGATGACCGTGCAGGAGCTGGCCGACCAGTTGTTCCCCTACCTGACCATGGTCGAGGGACTGAAGCTCGCGGCGCAGACCTTCAACAAGGACGTGAAGCAACTGTCCTGTTGCGCCGGATGAGGAAAAGGGAGGTGTTCGATGAACGCCTACAGCCGCGCCAACCGCCGCATCTACGCGGCCTTGTCCGATCCCCTGTCGGCCACCCACCGGCACCGCCTCGACGATCTGCTCAAGCGCCACGACAACGGCAAGACGACCTGGCTGGCCTGGCTGCGCCAGTCGCCCGTCAAGCCGAACTCGCGCCACATACTCGAACACATCGAGCGCCTCAAAGCCTGGCAGGCGCTCGACCTGCCTTCCGGCATCGAGCGGTCGGTGCACCAGAACCGCCTGCTCAAGATCGCCCGCGAAGGCGGCCAGATGACGCCCGCCGATCTGGCCAAGTTCGAGGCACAGCGCCGCTACGCGACCCTGGTGCGCTCGCCATCGAGGGCATGGCCACCGTCACCGACGAAATCATCGACCTGCACGACCGCATCCTGGGCAAGCTGTTCAACGCTGCCAAGCACAAGCATCAGCAGCAGTTCCAGGCGTCCGGCAAGGCGATCAACGCCAAGGTGCGGCTGGCCACCTCGATCAAGCAGGGCACGGTGACGGCCTCGCTGATGCTCAGGAAACTCGGCAGCTACCCGCGCCAGAACGGCCTGGCCGTGGCGCTGCGCGAGCTGGGCCGCATCGAGCGAACGCTGTTCATCCTGGACTGGCTGCAAAGCGTCGAGCTGCGCCGCCGCGTGCATGCCGGACTGAACAAGGGCGAAGCCCGCAACGCGCTAGCCCGCGCCGTGTTCTTCAACCGGCTGGGCGAAATCCGCGACCGCAGTTTCGAGCAGCAGCGCTACCGGGCCAGCGGCCTCAACCTGGTGACGGCGGCCATAGTGTTGTGGAACACGGTCTATCTGGAACGGGCCTCAAACGCCTTACGCGGTCACGGCCAGACTGTCGATGACGCCCTGTTGCAGTACCTGTCGCCGCTGGGCTGGGAGCACATCAACCTGACCGGCGATTACCTCTGGCGCAGCAGCGCCAAGATCGGCGCGGGCAAGTTCAGGCCGCTACGACCGCTGCAACCGGCTTAGCGTACGATTTTTTCCGTTTTCTGAGACGTCCCCAATCAGTGCCGCATTGTCCTGGTCAAGGATCAGGGCGTGTACTTCCTCGCCGAGCGTGGGGAGCGTCGCCCGGATGGGCGCCAGGCACTGCTCGCCTACGCCGTCGGATGCAACCCGGACACCGACCCGTTCGATGACTGGTGGCACCTCGCCGGCCGCGAGCTGGGCGGCGATGACTTCGCGGAGTATTTCGACCCGAAGGACGGCCTGTTCACGCGCCTCCAGCACTCGGCGGACGATCTCGTGCTTTCCGCCACCGCCACGCACCTGTCCTTAGCAGTGGTGCCTCCCGCCTGACGCGGCAACCGCCTCGCAGCCCCCGCATCGGGGGCCTTCTTTTGTTCGCACCGCCGCCATCGCCGCGCGTGCGCGTTTGTCTCCAGCCGCCGAGGCACGCCCCGCCGGCCACAACGCCGGCATGCCACCGGAGACAACCGCATGAACACGCCATCGACCTCGCCGAGGCTGCACCTCCTACCGGTGTCGCTGCGCACGGCCAATGCATTCGTTCTGTCGCACCATCGCCACCACCGCCCGGTCCAGGGCGCGAAGTTCGCCCTGGCCGTCACGCTGAGCGACAGCGACCTGATCCACGGCGTGGCCATTGTCGGCCGCCCGGTCGCGCGGCACCTGGACGCTGGAAGTCACGCGGCTGTGCACCGACGGCACACCCAGCGCCTGCAGCAAGCTCTACGGCGCGGCCTGGCAGGCGGCAAGGGCGCTGGGCTACATACGCCTGCTCACCTACACCATGCCCGACGAAGGTGGCGCCAGCCTGCGCGCCGCCGGCTGGCGGCTGATCGGCGCGCGCGGTGGCGGCGCCTGGAGCCGTCCCGGCCGTCCGCGCGCCGATACCCCCGAGCACCTGCGCGGCGCCAAGTGCCTGTGACAGGCGCCGGGTGGCGCGGACAAAGGGA comes from the Cupriavidus basilensis genome and includes:
- the merR gene encoding Hg(II)-responsive transcriptional regulator, giving the protein MENAQENLTIGAFAKAARVNVETIRFYQLKGLLPQPERPYGRIRRYGQADVARVKFVKSAQRLGFSLDEVGQLLKLEDGTHCSEAAELAAHRLADVRARMADLTRMEEALSTLVRECNAHHGNVSCPLIAALHCC
- the merT gene encoding mercuric ion transporter MerT, which produces MSEPKNGCGALATGGVAAVLASACCLGPLVLVALGFSGAWIGNLTVLEPYRPIFIGAALIALFFAWRSIFRPAHACKPGDVCAVPQVRTAYKVIFWIVAALVLVALAFPYVLPLFY
- the merP gene encoding mercury resistance system periplasmic binding protein MerP; amino-acid sequence: MKKLTTLTTLIALAAALSAPAWAATKTVTLSVPGMTCAACPITVKTALSKVAGVEKAEVSFEKREAVVTFDEAKTNADALTKATANAGYPSSVKQ
- the merA gene encoding mercury(II) reductase produces the protein MAEAITLHIEGMTCTSCAEHVQQALTNVPGVRAASVSYPQRQAEIEADAGVSVAPLVAAVATLGYRARLTDTPNKPAGLLDKALGWLGGETKHVGGEQALHVAVIGSGGAAMAAALKAVEQGARVTLIERGTIGGTCVNVGCVPSKIMIRAAHIVHLRRESPFDAGLPAAAPAVLRERLLAQQQGRVEELRHAKYEGILASTPAITVLRGEARFRDTRTLTVATADGGTHEVNFDRCLIATGASPALPPIPGLADTPHWTSTEALESSSLPERLAVIGSSVVAVELAQAFARLGSQVTILARSTLFFREDPAIGEAVTDAFRAEGIEVLDHTQASHVAYAGGEFVLTTGQGEVRADKLLVATGRAPNTRSLNLEAAGVEVNAQGAIVIDRAMRTSAPHIFAAGDCTDQPQFVYVAAAAGTRAAINMTGGDAALDLTAMPAVVFTDPQVATVGYSEAEAHHDGIETDSRLLTLDNVPRALANFDTRGFIKLVAEAGSGRLIGVQAVAPEAGELIQTAALAIRHRMTVQELADQLFPYLTMVEGLKLAAQTFNKDVKQLSCCAG
- a CDS encoding Tn3 family transposase; the protein is MNAYSRANRRIYAALSDPLSATHRHRLDDLLKRHDNGKTTWLAWLRQSPVKPNSRHILEHIERLKAWQALDLPSGIERSVHQNRLLKIAREGGQMTPADLAKFEAQRRYATLVRSPSRAWPPSPTKSSTCTTASWASCSTLPSTSISSSSRRPARRSTPRCGWPPRSSRAR